In the Sulfurirhabdus autotrophica genome, GTGCCCCTCAAGACTTACTGCACTTTTTTTGATAGTTCGTGCTTTTACACAATACCGTCAAATTTGATACAAAGGAATAATACAAGGTTGGGCTGAAGAAATGAAGCCCAACGTAAACACAGTCGTAATATGTGAGGTCGTAATGCAAACAGGGTCAATTGTTTGGTTTATATGCCCAACTAAACGAACAGGTAAATTTATTCTGCCCACAGTGATATTCGTACAACACTTAGTATGGCTTAGTGACCATCAAGTTAATTGGCACTTCAATTATGGCGAGATCATTATATGTAGCAACCTCAATTTTTCCAGGAATAATTGGTGAGTTAAATCGCCATTGTGATTCAACTACAGTTCCTTCTGTTCCGCCCCGTCTTGAATAGCCGCCACGTTCCCCCACTATAATGGTGCCATCAGTCTTAATGATTTTAATTGTGGCAACTCTTGTTAGCCTGTCATCACCACTCAAAGTCATGGAATCGGACTCAATTTTGGAAATGAGAATATTTCCAAGACCGACATCAATTCCCTTACCTACCTTTGGTTGAAAAGCGGCGCTGTTTCGTTTAATGGCGCTTGCAACGGGTAGTTTTATGAAACCTTTAAATAGCACCCCTGAAACAAAGCTATCCGGTAAGCGAGAGACAGAAATTGAGACTAGGGTTTTCTTACCGTCTTCACTGATTTTTCGAAAGCTTGATGTGCTCGCAGTACCCAAAGACACTTGGGTCTTGTTAGGTAAAATTGCAAACGCACTCACTTTTGAGTCGTCACCGAAAGTGGGAATATCTGCTATTAGCCGATTTTCGAAAATAATGACGGCATGGGTTTCAACTTTTTCTTGCGCTCCAAAAGCACCCATTGGAATGAGATTTTTTTCTCTTCCTGGGGGTGCCTCAAGGAATAAGGCCCCAATCTGCTTTACTGATACAGAAGGGCTATCAGCAACCACTGGCCCATTTAGAAAAAATACCAACAACGTAAATAAGCTGGCTTTCATAGATATCCTTGATCTAACGTTAAGTTCTAGTAAAAAACGCTTTTAATCCTATTTCTTGGCACAGTTTTGACCTAAATGCCAGCCTGCTCATATCTTTTCAGCACCTCAATGCCCAATTCATTTTTTTCCTTCAGACCATTCAAGAAGCATACAACGGTTTTTTTATTTCTTCTTCCTGCTGCTGCAATGCCCACATCTGCGCATAGGTTTCCCCCTTATCCAGCAGTTCTCTGTGTGTGCCACGCTCGATAATCCGGCCATGATCCATCACCAGTATTTGATTGGCATCCACCACCGTTGAAAGACGGTGCGCGATCACCAGCGTGGTTCTGTTTTGTGCAATGAGCTTCAGTTCGGCCTGAATTGCTTTTTCCGATTTTGAATCCAGCGCGGAAGTGGCTTCATCAAATATCAGGATAGGCGGATTTTTGAGAATGGTTCGCGCAATGGCCACGCGTTGTTTCTCTCCCCCTGAAAGTTTTAGCCCACGTTCGCCTACGATGGTTTCATATTTATCCGGCAAGGTTTCTATAAACCCATGGATATGCGCATATTTTGCCGCCTGATAAATTTCTTCTTCGGTGGCATCAGGGCGACCATAAGCAATGTTGTAATAAATGCTGTCATTGAACAACACCGTATCCTGAGGGACGATACCGATAGAGGCGCGCATGCTTTTTTGCGTGACATCGCGAATATCCTGGCCATCAATCATGACCTTTCCCTGATTCACGTCATAAAAACGGAACAGCAAACGAGACAAGGTCGATTTACCTGCGCCGCTTGACCCCACTACCGCAACAGTATGCCCGGGAGGAATATCAAAACTGACATCAAACAGAATCTGGCGGTTGGCATCGTAACCAAAACTCACGTGATCGAAACGCACTGCACTATTTTTAACCACTAACTCCGGCGCATTCGGCTTGTCTGACACTTCGGTATTCACTTCCAGCAAAGTGAACATTTTTTCCATATCGGCAAGAGAATGCCGTATCTCCCGATAGATGAATCCCAAAAAATGCAGCGGTATATATAACTGCAGCATGTAAGCATTCACCAACACCAGATCACCCAGGGTCATGGTGCCTTTTACCACACCATTCCCGGCCAGCATCATCAGGACTGTAACCCCGATGGCAATAATCACACTTTGCCCTGTGTTCAGCGCAGCCAGGGAAGTCTGATTTTTTACCGCTGCGGTTTCCCACACTTTAAGATTGTCATCGTAGCGGCGCGCTTCATATTCTTCATTACCAAAATACTTAACGGTTTCATAATTCAGCAAGCTATCGATGGCTCGGGTATTTGCCTTGGAATCCATGTCATTCATGGTGCGCCGGAAAATCATGCGCCATTCGGTAATGACCAGAGTGAAAGCGATGTAGACAATCAGGCTGACAAAAATCACCACCGAAAACATGATGTCGTATTTTTTCAGCAAAATGCCTGCAACCAGCGCAATCTCTATGAGTGTGGGCAAGATATTGAACAACATGAAATTCAGCAAAAAGCTGATCCCGCGTGTACCCCGTTCAATATCACGGGATACCCCACCTGTCTGACGCTCAAGATGGAAGCGCAGAGCCAGTTGATGCAAATGACCAAACACTTTCAATGCCACTCG is a window encoding:
- a CDS encoding ABCB family ABC transporter ATP-binding protein/permease, giving the protein MRVKHSGPPPKNRNDWKTIRSLFPYLLEFKGRVVLALVLLVAAKVANVTVPLFLKEVVDSLNHPQTVLVLPVALLLGYGAMRFASTAFGELRDAVFAKVTQRAIRRVALKVFGHLHQLALRFHLERQTGGVSRDIERGTRGISFLLNFMLFNILPTLIEIALVAGILLKKYDIMFSVVIFVSLIVYIAFTLVITEWRMIFRRTMNDMDSKANTRAIDSLLNYETVKYFGNEEYEARRYDDNLKVWETAAVKNQTSLAALNTGQSVIIAIGVTVLMMLAGNGVVKGTMTLGDLVLVNAYMLQLYIPLHFLGFIYREIRHSLADMEKMFTLLEVNTEVSDKPNAPELVVKNSAVRFDHVSFGYDANRQILFDVSFDIPPGHTVAVVGSSGAGKSTLSRLLFRFYDVNQGKVMIDGQDIRDVTQKSMRASIGIVPQDTVLFNDSIYYNIAYGRPDATEEEIYQAAKYAHIHGFIETLPDKYETIVGERGLKLSGGEKQRVAIARTILKNPPILIFDEATSALDSKSEKAIQAELKLIAQNRTTLVIAHRLSTVVDANQILVMDHGRIIERGTHRELLDKGETYAQMWALQQQEEEIKKPLYAS